Proteins found in one Streptococcus iniae genomic segment:
- the plsY gene encoding glycerol-3-phosphate 1-O-acyltransferase PlsY, giving the protein MKITLLLIISYLLGSIPTGLWIGQHFYAINLREHGSGNTGTTNTFRILGFKAGIATLTIDILKGTLATLLPIFFGVTGISPIIFGFFAVIGHTYPAFAKFKGGKAVATSAGVLLGYSPLYFLFLVFAFVIILYLFSMISLSSITVAALAVLTSLTFPAFSFLLQSYDPVLITVVILLASIIIYRHIDNIDRIRNRKENLVPWGLNLSQQQK; this is encoded by the coding sequence ATGAAAATAACACTATTATTAATCATCTCCTACCTTTTAGGATCTATTCCTACTGGACTATGGATAGGACAACATTTTTACGCTATTAATTTACGAGAGCATGGTTCTGGCAATACAGGAACAACAAACACGTTTAGAATCCTTGGCTTTAAAGCTGGAATAGCAACATTAACCATTGATATCTTAAAAGGAACCTTGGCAACTCTCTTACCAATTTTCTTTGGTGTTACAGGAATCTCACCAATTATTTTTGGTTTTTTTGCTGTCATAGGGCACACCTACCCAGCCTTTGCCAAATTTAAAGGAGGAAAAGCTGTTGCAACCAGTGCTGGAGTTCTCTTAGGCTATTCTCCACTTTACTTCCTGTTTTTGGTCTTTGCTTTTGTTATCATTCTCTATCTTTTTAGCATGATTTCCTTGTCAAGCATCACAGTTGCAGCATTAGCTGTTCTGACCTCATTAACTTTTCCCGCTTTTTCTTTTTTATTGCAGAGCTATGACCCCGTCTTAATCACTGTAGTTATCTTACTTGCTAGCATCATTATCTATCGTCACATTGATAATATCGACAGAATTCGCAATCGCAAGGAAAATCTTGTTCCTTGGGGCTTGAATTTAAGCCAGCAGCAAAAATAA